Proteins from a genomic interval of Tumebacillus sp. BK434:
- a CDS encoding GNAT family N-acetyltransferase, translating to MKIRSIEKGEFPRLLDLIREAFTHYGKEPVPEYGKLHEETFHEVYARTDLDPELIIVAEDDGRFVSMCSLLPKRLRFAGKELMTAVLSPVGTLPGYRGQGLAEQVISFALERAKEKGYALSHVLGHPTYYPRVGYVPVFPFHDVEMTAGTADGSRAASSRLAAASDLPQLMALYEGEHRRHLMNPVRTIEWWQRELLPTVGTRHSFAVKDPADFRVFTVGEAVIGYANLAEGQDALLLSECSLAASEHAEAVWHALLLEAERRQKPTLKGPYKNLPRLAAYLRLRGAKEISFAPSAWMMQVLDWETVLTAFASHACLASVSGVPLQLAYKDGALHAVWGDRVSQTAMSPAVLTQLMMGTFAPEELVKADELLALIFKKDLPYFNHNETLQ from the coding sequence ATGAAGATTCGTTCGATTGAAAAGGGGGAGTTTCCCCGTCTGCTGGACCTGATCCGGGAGGCATTTACGCATTATGGCAAAGAACCTGTGCCAGAATACGGCAAGTTGCATGAGGAAACATTTCACGAGGTATACGCGCGGACCGACCTCGATCCTGAGCTGATCATCGTCGCCGAGGACGACGGGCGCTTCGTCTCGATGTGCAGTTTGCTCCCGAAACGGCTGCGCTTTGCCGGTAAGGAGCTGATGACGGCGGTGTTGTCACCGGTCGGCACGCTGCCGGGATATCGCGGCCAAGGTCTGGCCGAGCAGGTGATATCGTTCGCGCTGGAGCGGGCGAAGGAAAAAGGATACGCGCTGTCGCACGTCTTGGGGCATCCGACCTATTATCCGCGCGTCGGCTATGTGCCGGTGTTTCCTTTTCATGATGTCGAGATGACAGCGGGGACGGCAGACGGGTCGCGGGCCGCTTCTTCCCGGCTCGCCGCTGCGAGCGATTTGCCCCAACTGATGGCCTTGTATGAAGGGGAGCATCGCCGCCATCTGATGAACCCGGTGCGCACGATCGAGTGGTGGCAGCGGGAACTGCTGCCCACAGTGGGCACCCGGCATAGTTTTGCGGTCAAAGATCCGGCCGATTTTCGCGTGTTTACGGTGGGCGAGGCGGTCATCGGCTATGCGAATCTCGCCGAGGGACAGGACGCTTTGCTCCTCTCCGAGTGCAGCCTGGCCGCATCTGAACACGCAGAAGCCGTCTGGCATGCGCTGCTGCTGGAAGCGGAGCGCCGCCAGAAGCCGACACTCAAAGGCCCGTACAAGAATCTGCCCCGCCTCGCCGCCTATCTGCGTCTGCGAGGTGCGAAGGAGATCTCCTTCGCACCGTCCGCCTGGATGATGCAGGTGCTCGATTGGGAAACCGTGCTGACCGCGTTCGCCAGCCATGCATGTCTGGCAAGCGTGAGCGGTGTGCCGCTGCAACTGGCCTACAAGGACGGCGCTCTGCATGCTGTGTGGGGCGATCGGGTGTCGCAGACGGCGATGTCGCCGGCAGTGCTCACGCAGCTGATGATGGGGACGTTCGCCCCGGAGGAGTTGGTGAAAGCGGATGAGTTGTTGGCGTTGATCTTTAAGAAGGATCTGCCGTATTTTAATCATAACGAGACGCTGCAATAA
- a CDS encoding GerMN domain-containing protein, with amino-acid sequence MNKRMLLGAILIGASLMVTACGSSQQPSSGSQTQPSSNRGESPDASQIEVTVYRGNQDASAVVKEKAKVSKVEDTEKKMLVLFGLLKEKGKDTVPSVPEKVSLNSVKLAGGVLTLDVSQNVQSMSSAEELMFVEALPSTVFDNFPEVTTVKFTIDGKPAEALSQTDVSKGISRP; translated from the coding sequence TTGAACAAACGCATGCTCTTGGGAGCGATCTTGATCGGTGCAAGTCTTATGGTGACGGCGTGCGGCTCGTCGCAACAGCCGTCTTCCGGGTCACAGACGCAGCCCTCGTCGAACCGTGGTGAAAGTCCGGATGCCAGCCAGATCGAAGTCACCGTCTATCGCGGCAACCAGGATGCCTCGGCGGTCGTCAAGGAAAAAGCGAAGGTCTCCAAAGTCGAGGACACGGAGAAGAAGATGCTCGTTCTGTTCGGCCTGCTCAAGGAGAAAGGCAAAGACACCGTTCCGTCCGTCCCGGAGAAAGTATCGCTGAACAGCGTCAAGCTCGCAGGCGGCGTGCTGACGCTCGACGTCAGCCAAAACGTGCAAAGCATGAGCTCGGCTGAGGAGCTGATGTTCGTCGAAGCGCTGCCTTCGACCGTCTTTGACAATTTCCCGGAGGTGACGACCGTCAAATTCACGATCGATGGCAAGCCGGCCGAAGCGCTGAGCCAGACGGACGTCTCGAAAGGCATCAGCAGACCGTAA
- a CDS encoding acyltransferase — translation MRLREIDFIRAIAALSVIAIHITASYVTDTALGRAWNEIMRYAVPLFIILSGFVLYNIELGRPRLSYLQFQRKRIGKVLIPYLLWTLLYVLYIARQFLRDNGVEGIPKLWGPTLDHLWYGTAFYHLYFLIITFQLYLLYPLLRDAMNRKPMWLLSGTFLLTLYAQTSLYMGWDTGWRFTSFPFWVFYFVFGMYFAKRQADWKPQLQRKSGWVALLWLGSLAVLFLDGSLTNKWAYSIKPSVMLYTILSFLFFYVAALRFTETKSRLGKWLDWLSAQSFLIFLLHPLVLNLLGNQLKKYGYGGLFEGNFGMIALYVVITLLTCGLTWIGSRIPLTTYFGGVYMRKTQKRDLR, via the coding sequence ATGCGCTTGCGGGAAATCGACTTCATCCGCGCCATCGCCGCGCTTTCGGTGATCGCCATCCACATCACGGCCAGCTACGTGACCGACACGGCGCTCGGGCGGGCGTGGAATGAGATCATGCGGTATGCGGTGCCGCTCTTTATCATCTTATCCGGATTCGTCCTCTACAACATCGAACTGGGCCGTCCACGCCTGTCCTACCTGCAATTTCAGCGCAAGCGGATCGGCAAAGTGCTGATCCCGTATCTGCTCTGGACGCTCTTGTACGTCTTGTACATCGCTCGCCAGTTCCTGCGCGACAACGGCGTCGAAGGCATCCCGAAACTGTGGGGGCCGACGCTGGACCATCTGTGGTACGGGACGGCGTTTTACCACCTGTATTTCCTGATCATCACCTTCCAGCTCTACCTGCTCTACCCGCTGCTGCGCGACGCGATGAACCGCAAACCCATGTGGCTGCTCAGCGGCACGTTCCTGCTCACCTTATATGCGCAAACGTCGCTGTACATGGGCTGGGACACCGGCTGGCGCTTCACGTCCTTCCCGTTCTGGGTCTTCTACTTCGTGTTCGGCATGTATTTCGCCAAGCGCCAAGCCGACTGGAAGCCGCAGCTGCAACGCAAAAGCGGCTGGGTCGCCCTCCTCTGGCTCGGGTCGCTGGCCGTCTTGTTCCTCGACGGCTCTTTGACCAACAAGTGGGCCTACTCGATCAAGCCCAGCGTCATGCTGTACACGATCCTGTCCTTCCTGTTCTTCTACGTCGCGGCGCTGCGCTTTACCGAAACAAAGAGCCGCCTCGGGAAATGGCTCGACTGGCTGTCCGCACAGTCCTTCCTCATCTTCCTGCTGCACCCGCTGGTGCTCAACCTGCTGGGCAACCAGTTGAAAAAATACGGATACGGCGGCCTGTTCGAAGGAAACTTCGGCATGATCGCTCTGTACGTCGTGATCACGTTGCTCACCTGCGGGCTGACCTGGATCGGTTCGCGCATCCCGCTGACCACCTATTTTGGCGGAGTGTACATGCGTAAGACACAAAAAAGAGACCTCCGATGA
- a CDS encoding S-layer homology domain-containing protein — MKQKKLSALLAALLLAAPATPFAAADSAYAATKLAAPTDVLLQPDRTVTWKAVENSSGYTVKVYDAADKLIAERHAGYGTTKYALSDLLLQNGTYYARVTAVGNAYSYTNSDESARSNTLTVSVKMTLPAPALPALSGTGLVSWTAGTNNGYVLNVYHSPSNTLVGSKPLSKDAVTAEVTSLIPARGSYYVKLIAKGDGMTMEDSPESGASGTQELQPALRLTAPTTLELTEKRLATWSGVEGNNGYRVSVYRAGTHAVVGFLQAPKDSTQLDVSPLIHATGSYYIRVQALGANNNSSDDSVQSVAKDYFIEPNLYVVPQDNLTATTVTTDYAVHTDVQVQSNAVLAELNADKTLHHMLVPVKADSADLSVQIQGKIALQLLANSAQAKLRLHTALGQLALPVQEIADMAHTKGINLADYTVQFDLKQLAAARPSDYETIPLNLAVKLVDANKQETAVTDSKTYLTLTLPVPNAKSADMKSLSGVRLTETFEPVPTVFRTGADGSVSAEFRYRGTATFAVKKKAVSFPDVLSSHYAKDSIESLAARSIIAGFEDGTFRPQQTVTRAQFAAMLVKALGIKEDTSAVSVFTDVAAGKWYSSVVNTAFQAKLLTGRGNGIFAPEDLITAQEMATMVTTALRYAEFSKTLDEEQISNRLVTLANTTGLFAYARAPLALCIDEGILTGPTFNSFKATKPADRAMAADMLYRMLKTANFIN; from the coding sequence ATGAAACAGAAAAAGCTCTCCGCTCTGCTCGCCGCGCTGTTGCTGGCAGCTCCCGCCACACCGTTTGCTGCTGCCGACTCCGCCTATGCGGCGACAAAGCTCGCGGCCCCGACCGACGTCCTGTTGCAACCCGACCGCACCGTCACTTGGAAAGCGGTGGAAAATTCATCCGGATACACCGTAAAAGTATATGATGCAGCCGACAAATTGATCGCTGAACGCCATGCCGGGTACGGCACGACCAAGTACGCCTTGAGCGACCTGCTCCTGCAAAACGGCACCTACTATGCCCGCGTCACGGCGGTTGGCAACGCTTACAGCTACACCAACTCCGACGAATCGGCGCGCTCAAACACGCTGACCGTCTCCGTTAAAATGACGCTGCCCGCTCCGGCGCTGCCCGCTTTGTCCGGCACCGGGCTCGTCTCGTGGACGGCCGGCACGAACAACGGTTATGTGCTGAACGTCTACCACTCGCCGAGCAACACGCTCGTCGGCAGCAAGCCGCTCAGCAAGGACGCGGTGACCGCCGAAGTGACCAGCCTGATCCCCGCCCGCGGCAGCTACTATGTCAAGCTGATCGCCAAAGGCGACGGCATGACGATGGAAGACTCTCCGGAGTCTGGCGCTTCCGGCACGCAGGAGCTGCAGCCGGCCCTGCGGTTGACCGCGCCGACGACGCTGGAACTGACCGAGAAACGCCTCGCGACCTGGAGCGGCGTCGAAGGCAACAACGGCTACCGCGTCTCCGTCTACCGGGCGGGCACCCATGCGGTCGTCGGTTTCCTGCAGGCGCCGAAAGACAGCACGCAGCTCGACGTGAGCCCGCTGATTCATGCTACCGGCTCCTACTACATCCGCGTGCAGGCGCTCGGCGCGAACAACAACTCCTCCGACGACTCGGTGCAGTCGGTCGCCAAAGACTATTTTATCGAACCGAACCTCTATGTCGTCCCGCAGGACAACCTGACTGCGACCACCGTGACCACCGATTATGCGGTACATACCGACGTGCAGGTGCAAAGCAACGCTGTGCTGGCCGAGCTTAACGCCGACAAGACCCTGCACCACATGCTCGTGCCGGTCAAGGCGGACAGCGCCGATCTGTCGGTACAGATCCAAGGCAAGATCGCCCTGCAGCTCCTCGCCAACTCGGCACAGGCGAAACTGCGCCTGCACACCGCGCTCGGCCAGCTCGCCCTGCCGGTGCAGGAGATCGCCGACATGGCACACACCAAAGGGATCAATCTCGCCGACTACACGGTGCAATTTGACTTGAAACAGCTGGCGGCGGCACGACCGTCCGACTATGAGACGATCCCCTTGAACCTCGCTGTCAAGCTCGTCGACGCCAACAAGCAGGAGACGGCGGTCACCGACAGCAAGACCTATCTGACGCTCACCCTGCCGGTGCCAAACGCCAAGTCGGCCGACATGAAGTCACTGTCCGGCGTGCGGTTGACCGAGACGTTTGAGCCTGTGCCGACCGTGTTTCGCACCGGCGCGGACGGCAGCGTTTCCGCCGAGTTCCGCTACCGGGGGACGGCGACGTTCGCCGTGAAGAAAAAGGCGGTGAGCTTCCCGGACGTGCTGTCGTCGCACTATGCCAAAGACTCGATCGAATCGCTGGCTGCCAGATCGATCATCGCCGGCTTCGAAGATGGCACCTTCCGCCCGCAGCAGACGGTGACCCGTGCGCAGTTTGCCGCGATGCTGGTCAAAGCGCTGGGGATCAAAGAGGACACCTCGGCCGTCTCCGTCTTCACCGATGTCGCAGCTGGCAAATGGTACAGCAGTGTCGTCAACACCGCGTTCCAAGCGAAACTGCTCACCGGGCGCGGCAACGGCATCTTTGCCCCGGAAGACCTGATCACCGCGCAAGAGATGGCGACGATGGTCACCACTGCGCTGCGCTACGCGGAGTTCTCCAAGACGCTCGATGAGGAGCAGATCTCCAACCGCCTGGTCACCTTGGCCAATACCACGGGCTTGTTCGCCTACGCCCGCGCCCCGCTCGCCTTGTGCATCGATGAGGGGATTCTGACTGGCCCGACTTTCAACAGTTTCAAGGCGACCAAGCCGGCCGACCGCGCGATGGCGGCCGACATGCTGTACCGTATGTTGAAGACGGCCAACTTTATCAATTGA
- a CDS encoding alpha/beta fold hydrolase, whose amino-acid sequence MQKAIELEYDGQILRGMEHVPEPNEGGRLPAVILYHGFTGDKLEPHRMFLKICRALEAMGIACFRFDFLGSGESDGNFEAMTVSGEIAEAGAILDMVKQDPRIDPERVTLLGMSMGGLVASVLAGERAQDVHKLVLLCPAGEMYLLVKDLIDSVLAVPDLQVYDYNGDLIGRAFAEDLKTLQVLERAKGYKGDVMLIHGTKDPTVPYQVSLAYQAQSYEGRAQVHLIEDADHTFNKTSWEREVIGKICDFLR is encoded by the coding sequence ATGCAGAAAGCGATTGAACTGGAATATGACGGCCAGATTTTGCGCGGCATGGAGCACGTGCCGGAGCCCAACGAAGGCGGGCGGCTGCCGGCGGTGATCTTGTACCACGGATTCACCGGCGACAAGTTGGAGCCGCACCGGATGTTTCTGAAAATCTGCCGTGCGCTGGAAGCGATGGGCATCGCCTGCTTCCGCTTTGATTTCCTCGGCAGCGGGGAGAGCGACGGGAATTTCGAAGCAATGACGGTCAGCGGCGAGATCGCCGAAGCGGGCGCGATCCTCGACATGGTGAAACAGGACCCGCGCATCGACCCGGAGCGGGTGACGCTGCTCGGGATGAGCATGGGCGGGCTGGTCGCATCGGTGCTCGCCGGCGAGCGCGCACAAGACGTGCACAAGCTGGTGCTGCTCTGTCCGGCCGGCGAGATGTATCTGCTGGTCAAAGACCTGATCGACAGCGTGCTGGCCGTACCCGACTTGCAGGTCTACGATTACAACGGCGACCTGATCGGGCGGGCGTTTGCGGAAGACTTGAAGACGCTGCAAGTTTTGGAGCGGGCGAAAGGGTACAAGGGCGACGTGATGCTGATCCACGGGACCAAAGATCCGACCGTGCCGTACCAAGTGTCGCTTGCTTATCAGGCGCAGTCGTATGAAGGGCGCGCGCAGGTGCACCTGATCGAAGACGCCGACCACACCTTTAACAAAACTTCGTGGGAGCGCGAAGTGATCGGGAAAATCTGCGACTTCCTGCGCTAG
- a CDS encoding aminodeoxychorismate/anthranilate synthase component II: MIIVIDNYDSFTYNIVQYLRELGADVLVKRNDEISLEEIERLKPTHLLISPGPCTPNEAGISLAAIRHFAGKIPVLGVCLGHQSIGQVFGGKVVKAQKMMHGKTSRVSHQGAGILDGVPNPFTATRYHSLVVEKLSFPDELEVIAQSEDGEIMALRHRELDVTGLQFHPESILTEGGMRMLQNFVTGRTGVSA; the protein is encoded by the coding sequence ATGATCATCGTGATCGACAACTATGATTCGTTTACGTACAACATCGTGCAATATTTGCGGGAACTGGGAGCTGACGTGCTGGTCAAGCGCAATGACGAGATCAGTTTGGAGGAGATCGAACGGCTGAAACCGACGCATCTTTTGATCTCGCCGGGGCCGTGCACCCCGAATGAAGCGGGGATTTCGCTGGCGGCGATCCGCCATTTTGCCGGCAAGATTCCGGTGCTTGGCGTCTGCCTTGGACACCAGTCGATCGGTCAGGTATTTGGCGGCAAGGTCGTCAAGGCGCAAAAGATGATGCACGGCAAAACGTCGCGCGTCTCGCACCAGGGCGCGGGCATTCTGGACGGCGTGCCGAACCCGTTCACGGCGACCCGCTATCATTCGCTGGTCGTCGAAAAACTGTCCTTCCCCGACGAGCTGGAAGTGATCGCCCAATCGGAAGACGGCGAGATCATGGCGCTGCGCCACCGCGAGCTGGATGTGACCGGCCTGCAGTTCCACCCCGAGTCGATCCTGACCGAAGGCGGCATGCGCATGCTGCAAAACTTCGTCACCGGCAGAACGGGGGTGTCGGCATGA
- a CDS encoding anthranilate synthase component I family protein has protein sequence MTRKIGVQTRQKSYPRICESFEVFQKLTATYGAERAFLLDSVKDIYSRYCQSSIALFPVLTVRVKGRRFSLEGEPALTAAVTANLVQDGTDLSAFTGKVSRLLDGVVQSFELHDRETMSKYAFGFVGHLSYDAIRYFENIPKTTVDDRGLDDIRLQVHQVVLQFERDVIHVHINEIEGLQTPSFAEIEAFLRVYPEPEFAGYDPRQLCVEEDVKEADFLQRVERCKAYIEEGDIFQVVISKRNRVIGPIDSMQVYHRLKQVNPSPYMYYADYGDYKIYGTSPELQIRLEDGVAQMRPIAGTSKGKGKRPEENVQLIERLRNDEKERAEHLMLIDLCRNDLGRFCEPGSIYVKDFMVVEEYSHVYHMVSTVEGQVDPSRNVFDMFLATFPAGTLSGTPKVRAMEVIDELEEFDRGAYGGVIGFIDFLGNMNTAIVIRTIIQQGDVAYFQAGAGIVADSNPEQEWAECDHKLRALTNTLLQLEETPVRKVTLS, from the coding sequence ATGACCCGCAAGATCGGCGTGCAGACCCGGCAGAAAAGCTACCCGCGGATCTGCGAATCGTTTGAAGTGTTTCAAAAGCTGACCGCAACGTACGGTGCAGAACGTGCCTTTCTGCTCGATTCGGTCAAAGACATCTATTCCCGTTACTGCCAGTCCAGCATCGCCTTGTTCCCGGTGCTGACCGTGCGCGTCAAAGGCCGCCGCTTCTCCCTCGAAGGCGAACCGGCGCTGACCGCAGCAGTCACGGCGAATCTGGTGCAGGACGGCACCGATCTGAGCGCTTTTACGGGAAAGGTTTCCCGGTTGCTCGACGGCGTGGTGCAATCGTTTGAGCTGCATGACCGCGAGACGATGAGCAAATATGCGTTCGGCTTCGTCGGCCATCTGTCTTATGATGCGATCCGCTATTTTGAAAACATCCCCAAGACGACCGTGGATGACCGCGGTCTTGATGACATCCGCCTGCAGGTGCATCAGGTGGTGCTGCAGTTTGAGCGCGATGTGATCCATGTGCACATCAACGAGATCGAAGGGCTGCAGACTCCGAGTTTTGCGGAGATCGAAGCGTTTCTGCGGGTCTATCCCGAGCCGGAGTTTGCCGGGTATGACCCAAGGCAGCTTTGCGTAGAGGAAGACGTGAAGGAAGCGGACTTCCTGCAGCGGGTAGAGCGGTGCAAAGCGTACATCGAGGAAGGCGACATCTTCCAAGTGGTGATCTCCAAGCGCAACCGCGTGATCGGGCCGATCGATTCAATGCAGGTCTACCACCGTCTGAAACAGGTCAATCCGTCGCCGTATATGTATTACGCCGATTACGGGGACTACAAGATCTACGGCACGTCGCCGGAGCTGCAGATCCGCCTTGAGGACGGTGTGGCGCAGATGCGGCCGATCGCCGGCACCTCGAAAGGCAAAGGCAAGCGCCCCGAGGAAAACGTGCAGTTGATCGAACGCCTGCGCAACGATGAAAAGGAGCGCGCTGAGCACCTGATGCTGATCGACCTTTGCCGCAATGACCTCGGTCGCTTTTGTGAACCGGGTTCGATCTATGTGAAAGATTTTATGGTCGTCGAAGAGTATTCGCACGTCTACCATATGGTCTCGACGGTGGAAGGGCAGGTCGATCCGAGCCGCAACGTGTTTGACATGTTCCTCGCCACTTTTCCGGCCGGGACGCTTAGCGGGACACCGAAAGTGCGGGCGATGGAAGTGATCGACGAGCTGGAGGAGTTCGACCGCGGGGCGTACGGCGGAGTGATCGGGTTTATCGATTTCCTGGGCAATATGAACACGGCGATCGTGATCCGCACGATCATCCAGCAAGGAGATGTCGCCTATTTTCAAGCCGGAGCGGGCATCGTCGCCGACTCGAACCCAGAGCAGGAATGGGCGGAGTGCGACCACAAGCTGCGCGCTTTGACCAACACCTTGTTGCAACTGGAAGAAACACCCGTCCGCAAAGTCACATTGAGCTAG
- a CDS encoding L,D-transpeptidase has product MNLRSAFLVGFFLLANVASLPVSDSYIKIDKSDNKLTYYFYNVPIRSFSVATGILPEDTPTGTYGVVMMVKNPWYLKKNIPGGDPENPLGVRWIGLDVPGTDGSKYGIHGTNRPELIGTRASAGCVRMKNADVTWLYEHVHPGTLVEIVD; this is encoded by the coding sequence ATGAATCTCCGAAGTGCATTCCTGGTCGGTTTCTTTTTGCTGGCCAATGTGGCGAGCCTTCCCGTGAGTGATTCCTACATTAAAATCGACAAATCGGATAATAAGCTGACCTACTATTTTTATAACGTGCCGATCCGTTCGTTTTCCGTTGCTACCGGCATCCTGCCTGAAGACACGCCGACCGGCACCTATGGCGTGGTGATGATGGTGAAGAACCCGTGGTATCTCAAAAAAAACATCCCCGGCGGCGATCCGGAGAATCCGCTTGGCGTGCGCTGGATCGGGCTGGATGTCCCCGGCACCGACGGTTCCAAATACGGCATTCACGGCACCAACCGGCCGGAATTGATCGGCACGCGTGCGTCGGCCGGCTGTGTGCGCATGAAAAACGCTGATGTCACGTGGCTCTATGAGCATGTGCATCCGGGCACCTTGGTGGAAATCGTGGATTGA
- a CDS encoding LCP family protein: protein MESRKDKHQKPKKSAKSTDLTKSPASQSGKKRWWKTKGFKWTVGVIAILIVAIIGFYAYYIGSFLNDIQQGKKDPNQTLVEVEKWSGTDPVNIVLLGVDNRDNDEHPRSDSIVVVSINPKTKKAKVMSVMRDLWYKIPDDYGYEKINAAHALGGPDLTIRTLKDLLQIPIHYYAKTDFQGFIGIVDAVGGVEVDVEKPLHYADDGVYDINLEQGLQMLDGKKALMYVRFRHDALSDFARTERQRKFMVALADKMATPTALVKLPKILDAIKPYLETNITSGDMLKLGSLALEVDSSNIETLQVPPPDTFKSGWAGGGQSVLLPNVYEVRKAVYEFLGLDVSKIVEDEEDQPQEYYQPDPVVPANPNVDPEPNQPAVDPDDVNPLPNGGTAPGGGTTTPGGGTTTPGGGTTTPGGGTTTPGGGTTTPGGGTTTPGGGTTTPGGGTTTPGGGTTTPGGGTTTPGGGTTTPGGGTTTPGGGTTTPGGGTTTPGGGTTTPGGGTTAPGTGTSSGQALPGTVLPGGTGVTIPAS from the coding sequence ATGGAGAGCAGAAAAGACAAGCATCAGAAGCCGAAGAAAAGTGCCAAGTCGACCGATCTTACCAAATCTCCCGCATCTCAGAGCGGTAAGAAGCGATGGTGGAAGACGAAAGGATTCAAGTGGACCGTTGGAGTGATCGCCATTCTGATCGTGGCGATCATCGGATTCTACGCCTACTACATCGGCAGCTTTCTTAACGACATCCAGCAAGGTAAAAAAGACCCCAATCAGACTTTGGTCGAAGTGGAAAAGTGGAGCGGTACCGACCCGGTGAATATCGTGCTGCTCGGGGTGGACAACCGGGACAATGATGAGCATCCGCGCTCCGACAGCATCGTGGTCGTCTCGATCAACCCGAAGACGAAGAAAGCGAAAGTCATGTCGGTCATGCGCGACCTCTGGTACAAAATCCCGGACGATTACGGGTATGAGAAGATCAATGCGGCACATGCGCTGGGCGGTCCGGACCTGACGATCCGGACGCTGAAAGATTTGCTGCAGATCCCGATCCACTATTACGCGAAGACCGACTTCCAAGGGTTCATCGGGATCGTCGACGCGGTCGGCGGCGTCGAGGTCGATGTCGAGAAGCCGCTGCACTATGCGGATGACGGCGTCTATGACATCAATCTTGAGCAGGGCCTGCAGATGCTGGACGGCAAAAAAGCGCTGATGTACGTGCGCTTCCGCCATGATGCATTGTCCGACTTCGCCCGCACGGAACGTCAGCGCAAGTTCATGGTCGCGCTGGCCGACAAGATGGCAACGCCGACGGCGCTGGTCAAACTGCCGAAGATTCTCGATGCGATCAAGCCGTATCTGGAGACGAACATCACCTCCGGCGACATGCTGAAGCTGGGCAGTCTGGCACTGGAAGTGGACTCCTCGAACATCGAGACGCTGCAGGTGCCGCCGCCCGATACGTTCAAGAGCGGCTGGGCAGGCGGCGGGCAGTCGGTGCTGCTGCCGAACGTCTATGAAGTGCGCAAGGCGGTGTACGAGTTCCTTGGCCTCGATGTATCGAAGATCGTCGAGGACGAGGAAGATCAACCGCAGGAATACTACCAGCCGGACCCGGTGGTGCCGGCCAACCCGAACGTAGATCCGGAGCCGAACCAGCCGGCGGTCGACCCGGATGATGTCAACCCGCTGCCAAACGGCGGCACCGCACCGGGCGGTGGGACGACGACGCCGGGTGGAGGCACGACCACGCCGGGCGGCGGAACGACCACACCGGGCGGAGGCACGACCACACCGGGTGGCGGAACGACGACGCCGGGTGGAGGCACGACCACGCCGGGTGGCGGAACGACCACACCGGGCGGAGGCACGACCACACCGGGCGGAGGCACGACGACACCGGGTGGCGGAACGACCACACCGGGCGGCGGAACGACGACGCCGGGCGGAGGCACAACCACGCCGGGCGGAGGCACGACGACACCGGGCGGCGGAACGACGACGCCGGGTGGAGGCACAACCACGCCGGGCGGCGGAACGACAGCGCCGGGCACGGGCACATCGTCCGGCCAGGCGCTGCCAGGTACGGTGTTGCCGGGCGGTACGGGCGTGACGATCCCCGCTTCGTAA
- a CDS encoding redoxin family protein: protein MFRLYRQARAEINELPPAGQYGGPKHAMLGASLKSAITLPDSVQGVAAIVQFAAPGCPLCSEELAYLERSHRKQPFPYVCLYESDLEEHAQKFLADFGHLHIQPITKETMQLLGVVATPLVVMIDADGVVRQVEIQMAKILPSIQSAKRRAG from the coding sequence GTGTTTCGTTTGTATCGCCAAGCGCGAGCGGAGATCAATGAATTGCCGCCGGCCGGGCAGTATGGCGGCCCGAAGCATGCGATGCTTGGCGCTTCGCTCAAGTCGGCGATCACTCTGCCTGATTCGGTGCAGGGAGTAGCGGCGATCGTGCAATTTGCCGCTCCGGGCTGTCCGCTTTGCTCTGAGGAACTGGCGTATTTGGAACGATCCCATCGGAAGCAGCCCTTTCCGTATGTGTGTTTGTATGAATCGGATCTGGAAGAGCATGCGCAGAAGTTTCTCGCCGATTTTGGACATTTGCACATTCAGCCGATCACTAAGGAGACGATGCAACTGCTGGGCGTTGTTGCCACACCGCTGGTGGTGATGATCGATGCGGACGGAGTCGTCCGGCAGGTCGAGATCCAAATGGCCAAGATCTTGCCATCGATTCAGTCCGCCAAGAGGAGGGCTGGTTGA